In Granulicella mallensis MP5ACTX8, the sequence TGATGGCCGTGGTAGTGGATACGGCGGAAGAGCCGGAGCTATTGCTGAGACCGGTTTCGGCCGCCCAGAGACCGCTGGCCGAACCACCGGCGTGCATGCGTAGTACGGCAGGCACTGGCATAGGCAACAGGGTGGTGGTGGGTCCCTGTTGTGCAACTACCATTCGAGCAACGCCAAAAAAAGCGAGAGCGGTAGTGGCAAGAAAGACAGCTTTTACGGGCACACGACTCATCTTCATAGGTGTTCTCCAGGTTCCAGCGATGGTCAACCCTTGGGGTGTCGGCCGGGATTTGATTCCCGCTCAACCTGGCCATCTTGGAACGCGAGGATTCTATACAAATATGGTATCGTTGTCATATTAATTTTAAGATATCGAAAAAGAGTGAGAATGTTGGTATGAAGATTGTCATTGGACTCGTCTCACTGGCATTAGCCAGCGCTGCCTTGGCGCAATGTCCTCGCTCAGGCCAGGATTCGGTAGCGATTGTAAGGTGCCGTTATATCGAGGAGACTCTCCCCACAGATGCCAACGGGCGCGGACAACTGCAACAGCGGACTGAATTCTTGATGCGCTCGCTGCGGCCTGATGGGACATGGCCTGACGTCAACTATGTCTCGCCACTGCGATCGGAGTGGCCTGCGGCGCAACATCTGGTTCGTGTTCTTTCCATGGCCAAGACCGCGTATCTTGTGCGTTCGGCCGGCCATTCTGATCCGGCGCTCGAAGCCGCCGTCTTATCTGCTTTGCGCTACTGGGTCAAGAAGGATCCGACGAATCCTAACTGGTGGTGGAATGAGATCGGTACGCAACAACTGCTCGGGGAGATCGGGCTGTTGATGCGCCCCAGCTTGACGAACGATGATATGGTTCGCATGCTGCCTATTCTGAAGCGCTCCAACTGGTCGACGTGGACAGGGGCCAATCTCGTTTGGGGTGTGACCAACCAGATTATGCGTGGTGTCCTGTATGATGACGAGCCTGCGGTCGCTCAAGGGTACGCCCGTTTGTATGAAGAGATTAACCAGGTACCCGCGGTGCTGCCCAATGGCAAGCCAGGGGAAGGGATTCAGGCTGACGACTCGTTTCATCAGCATGGGGCCCAGTTCTACTCGGGCGGATATGGCCTGGACTATACGAACTACGCTGCCCGTTACATCTCCTATTCCTGGGGTACGCCGCTGCAGATTCCTGCCGAGAAGATGCAAACGTTCGCGAACTTTGTATTGGATGGCCAGCAGTGGATGGTGCGAGGTGAAGTCTTTGACTATGCCGCTGTTGGGCGTGAGATCACACGGAAGGATGAGGCGGCGGTGCAGCACGACTGGACGCATGGTCCTATCGCTGGATACGACGCGGCGTATACGCTGGCAAACGTCATGACTCATCTGGCAGAGCAATCGGTACCTCGGCAGGGGGAGTTCCGAGCCTTCGCCGATCGCCTCAACGGACAAGCAGGTGCCACTCCACTGACCGGGAACCGGATGTTTTGGGATTCCGATTATATGTCGCACCGGCGGGCGGGATACTCGACCTCGGTGAAGATGTTCTCTACTCGCATTCAGAATTCGGAGATTACGAACAGCGAGGGCAGATGGTCTACCCATCTTTCAGACGGCATGAATCTCCTGTATCGGACGGGAGATGAGTATCGCGGCATCTTCGCGGGCTGGGACTGGGCGCTTGTCCCTGGAACAACAGCGGCGCATGCCTATCGTCCCGATGGAGCACCGGATACGGGCGAACGCAGCATCATTGATGGCCGCGGCAAATCCGACTTTGTCGGAGGAGTCTCTGACGGGACCTATGGGGTTGCGACCATGAATCTCGAAAGAGGTACGCTCTCCGCCAGGAAGTCGTGGTTCTTCTTCGACTCACTGTATGTCGCCCTGGGAACGGGAATATCCAGCGAGAAAGAGAGCGCTCCCTTTTTTACAACGGATATCAATCAAACGCTTCTGCATGGTGCGGTCATCACGAACCTCTCATCGAAAGCCCTGGAAAGCGGTAGCCATACGTACAAGCCAGGAACACTTCGGTATGTTCATCATGATGGGACCGGTTATGTTCTGGGGGATGGCCTCAAAGTAGTGCTCTCGAATGCGCTGCAGAGTGGGCGGTGGAGCAACTTCGGCACGGGGCCCGATGAGACGGTTGAGGTGCCTGTCTTCAATCTCTGGATCGATCACGGTCCTAAGCCAAAGAACGCAACCTATCAATACACCGTCATGCCGGGTGCTACTGTTGAGCAGACCGAGGAGGAATCCACGCATCCAAGCGTGTTGGTCCTCAGCAATACAGACGATCTGCAAGCCGTCTTCGTGCCGAGATTGAAGCTGCTTTCTTTGGTGGTGAGGAAAGAGGGTTCGTTGGATACGCCATTTGGCCGCATCTCCGTCTCAGAACCGTCTGTTGTCATGATCAAGAAAGACATGTCGGGCTATGAGATCACTGCGGCAAACCCCGCAAATCAACCGCTGTCCTTCCGTGTAACGATTGGTGACCGCGAAGCGAAGGTGGAATTGCCTGGTGGTTCGGAGGCGGGCTCCAGCGTATCTGTGCATCTGCCACGCTGAAGCCCGGATCCATGCGAGCGTTGCTCATGGCCGCTGAAAAGCCGATGTGAGCTGGGGCAGGAATGCAGGGTCGCTGGAGACCAATCGAGCGGCGAAGGTTTCGGTCTTTCCGGCGCGCGTCAGGCGAACGACGATGTGGTTCCATCCCTGCACGAGTGCGAGCGGGGGTGTCGTGCCTATAGCGGCCGCAGAGGCTTTGTTGTACACGCTAGTGCCATTCAAGAAGAGTTCGGCCCCGTCGGAGGTCTCAAGGTCCATCGAGACGCGCGGCACATTCGGTTCAAGCAGGAGATTGTCCAACGGCCTGGGGCTTTCGAGCCACACGCTGAGATATTCGACTCCTGAAGGGGGATCACTTCCGGAGGTGTTTTTGTCAAGGTCGAAGGTGCCGTCTTGCGCTGTGAGAGTTACCCAGCGCTGTGTGCCGGCACGATCATTTTCCTTGAAGTTTTCCTTCGAGGCGAGATCGACATCCTTGTCGCTAGGAGCGAAGTGTCCAACAGCGAGCATACGGGCAAGTATGCCTGTGGTGAGGAAAGGCTGGCCGAGGTCCACCTCTTTGGTTAGAGGCGCACCGAGGTTTTCCAAAATAGTGCGGATGAGCGTCTGTACTTTATATTGCGATGACCAGGCAGGCAATGTCGTCACCAAGAGATGCCCATTCCCGACATGGTCTTCGATTAATACAGCTCCATCGGGCTTAGTCTCCCGTTCGGACCGGAGTACCATCGCTGTCTTGGCGTATTCGGGCTGCTTGTTCCATTTCGTCCAGTCGGTGTTACACATAGAAAGCAGTGTGTCGCTCTGAGAGACCAGAGGGCCGCTCAGGCCTTGTGTGATGAACGTTGGTGGGCTCAGCTCGGAGAAGTAAAGGCTCGCAAGCGTGAGGCCATTTGTGGCACTTGATGGTTTGCCAAAGACCAATGAAGAACTCTTGCGGCTGGTGCTGGTGATCTCAGCGGGTAGAAGCTGATTTAGAGTTGCGTTCGTCTTCTCATCGACACCCCAGACGATCACCGTACCTCCCTTGTGCAGCACGTCGTCGATCTGCCCGCGCGCTGAGGCTGCGGGCGG encodes:
- a CDS encoding polysaccharide lyase family 8 super-sandwich domain-containing protein, whose amino-acid sequence is MKIVIGLVSLALASAALAQCPRSGQDSVAIVRCRYIEETLPTDANGRGQLQQRTEFLMRSLRPDGTWPDVNYVSPLRSEWPAAQHLVRVLSMAKTAYLVRSAGHSDPALEAAVLSALRYWVKKDPTNPNWWWNEIGTQQLLGEIGLLMRPSLTNDDMVRMLPILKRSNWSTWTGANLVWGVTNQIMRGVLYDDEPAVAQGYARLYEEINQVPAVLPNGKPGEGIQADDSFHQHGAQFYSGGYGLDYTNYAARYISYSWGTPLQIPAEKMQTFANFVLDGQQWMVRGEVFDYAAVGREITRKDEAAVQHDWTHGPIAGYDAAYTLANVMTHLAEQSVPRQGEFRAFADRLNGQAGATPLTGNRMFWDSDYMSHRRAGYSTSVKMFSTRIQNSEITNSEGRWSTHLSDGMNLLYRTGDEYRGIFAGWDWALVPGTTAAHAYRPDGAPDTGERSIIDGRGKSDFVGGVSDGTYGVATMNLERGTLSARKSWFFFDSLYVALGTGISSEKESAPFFTTDINQTLLHGAVITNLSSKALESGSHTYKPGTLRYVHHDGTGYVLGDGLKVVLSNALQSGRWSNFGTGPDETVEVPVFNLWIDHGPKPKNATYQYTVMPGATVEQTEEESTHPSVLVLSNTDDLQAVFVPRLKLLSLVVRKEGSLDTPFGRISVSEPSVVMIKKDMSGYEITAANPANQPLSFRVTIGDREAKVELPGGSEAGSSVSVHLPR